One part of the Leclercia sp. LSNIH1 genome encodes these proteins:
- a CDS encoding MFS transporter, whose translation MPLALLALTISAFAIGTTEFVIVGLVPTIADQLAISLPSAGLLVSIYALGVAIGAPVLTALTGRLPRKQLLMALMVLFTAGNILAWQAPDYTTLVIARLLTGLAHGVFFSIGSTIATSLVPKEKAASAIAIMFGGLTVALVTGVPLGTFIGQHFGWRETFPAVSLLGVIALISSLVLIPSTIPGRAAATLRDQLKGLTHPRLLMIYAITALGYGGVFTAFTFLAPMMQDLAGFSPSAVSWILLGYGVSVAIGNIWGGKLADKHGAVPALKIIFAALVVLLLVFQFTASIQYAALGTVLVMGIFAFGNVPGLQVYVVQKAEHYTPNAVDVASGLNIAAFNVGIALGSIIGGQTVEHFGLSQTPWIGAVIVLVAFLLIGLSGRLDKPARVTLG comes from the coding sequence ATGCCTCTGGCGCTACTTGCCCTGACGATCAGTGCCTTTGCAATCGGCACGACTGAATTTGTTATTGTAGGTCTGGTTCCTACCATTGCTGACCAACTTGCCATCTCGCTGCCTTCGGCGGGTTTACTGGTCTCTATCTATGCCCTCGGTGTGGCTATCGGCGCACCGGTACTGACCGCACTCACAGGCCGTCTGCCGCGTAAACAGCTGCTGATGGCGTTGATGGTGCTGTTTACCGCAGGCAACATCCTTGCCTGGCAGGCACCTGATTATACAACCCTGGTCATTGCCCGCCTCCTGACGGGGCTGGCTCATGGTGTCTTCTTCTCCATCGGCTCGACAATTGCGACGAGCCTGGTGCCGAAAGAGAAAGCGGCCTCTGCTATTGCCATTATGTTTGGCGGTTTAACCGTAGCCCTGGTGACAGGTGTACCGCTGGGCACCTTTATTGGGCAACATTTTGGCTGGCGTGAAACCTTCCCCGCGGTCTCTCTGCTGGGCGTGATTGCGCTGATTAGCAGTCTGGTGCTGATCCCGTCCACTATTCCGGGACGCGCGGCAGCGACGCTGCGCGATCAGCTGAAAGGGCTGACTCATCCTCGTCTGCTGATGATCTATGCCATTACGGCGCTGGGCTATGGCGGTGTGTTTACCGCATTTACCTTCCTGGCGCCAATGATGCAGGATCTGGCAGGGTTCTCACCGAGCGCAGTAAGCTGGATCCTGCTGGGCTATGGCGTTTCGGTGGCGATCGGCAATATCTGGGGCGGAAAGCTGGCCGATAAGCATGGCGCAGTCCCGGCGCTGAAAATTATCTTTGCTGCCCTGGTAGTGCTTTTACTGGTCTTCCAGTTCACCGCTTCCATACAGTATGCCGCGCTGGGTACGGTACTGGTAATGGGGATCTTCGCCTTCGGTAACGTACCGGGTTTACAGGTCTATGTCGTGCAGAAAGCCGAACACTATACACCCAACGCCGTGGATGTTGCTTCCGGTCTTAATATCGCCGCGTTTAATGTCGGTATCGCCCTGGGTTCCATTATTGGTGGGCAGACGGTCGAGCATTTTGGTCTGTCGCAAACGCCGTGGATTGGGGCGGTCATTGTTCTCGTGGCGTTTCTGTTGATTGGCCTGAGTGGTCGTCTGGATAAGCCCGCGCGCGTTACTCTCGGATAA